A single Glycine soja cultivar W05 chromosome 14, ASM419377v2, whole genome shotgun sequence DNA region contains:
- the LOC114385130 gene encoding glutathione S-transferase F9-like has product MAVKVYGPHCASTKRVLVCLVEKEVEFEVVPVDVTKGEQKDPEYLKLQPFGVVPVIKDGDYTLYESRAIMRYYAEKYRSQGVELLGKTIEERGLVEQWLEVEAHNFHPQAYNLCLHGLFGSLFGVTPDPKVIEESEAKLVQVLNIYEERLSKTKYLAGDFFSIADISHLPFLDYVVNNMGKKYLLEERKHVGAWWDDISSRPSWNKVLQLYRAPI; this is encoded by the exons ATGGCAGTGAAAGTATACGGTCCCCACTGTGCTTCCACCAAGCGGGTGCTGGTTTGTCTGGTTGAGAAGGAAGTCGAATTTGAGGTTGTCCCTGTTGATGTCACTAAGGGGGAGCAGAAGGATCCTGAGTACCTCAAACTACAG CCATTTGGAGTTGTTCCTGTCATCAAAGATGGAGATTATACCTTATATG AATCTCGTGCTATAATGAGGTATTATGCAGAAAAATACAGATCTCAAGGGGTTGAGTTGCTGGGAAAAACAATAGAAGAGAGGGGTCTAGTGGAGCAATGGCTAGAAGTTGAAGCACACAACTTTCATCCACAAGCCTACAACTTGTGTCTTCATGGTTTGTTTGGTTCACTATTTGGTGTGACTCCAGATCCCAAGGTGATTGAGGAGAGTGAAGCAAAGCTGGTACAAGTGTTGAACATCTATGAGGAGAGGCTCTCAAAGACTAAGTATTTGGCTGGGGATTTCTTCAGCATTGCTGATATTAGCCACCTTCCATTTCTTGATTATGTTGTGAACAATATGGGGAAAAAGTATTTGTTAGAGGAGAGGAAGCATGTGGGTGCCTGGTGGGATGACATTAGCAGTAGACCATCATGGAACAAGGTTCTCCAGCTCTACAGAGCTCCAATCTAG
- the LOC114383282 gene encoding shikimate O-hydroxycinnamoyltransferase-like — MDGKVGEGEFIVSVTKEEIVVPELPMKEQWLPLSNLDLLIPPVDVSVFFCYKKPLPEKYYCFGTMVGSLKNALAQALVYYYPFAGEMVANTMGEPELFCSNRGVDFVEAVADVELQCLNLYNPDDTVEGKLVPRKKHGVLAVQATGLKCGGLVVACTFDHRIADAYSANMFLVSWAEAARPNKPIISAQPCFRRSLLTPRRPPSIHPLLHHMYVPVSALPPPSDPNKKLVFESEPLISRIYYVTSESLNRMQALASSNGTVKRTKLESFSAFLWKMVAEATASVDGKKNVAAKMGVVVDGRKMLCNDEKNMGSYFGNVLSIPYGGNAVDELVEKPLSWVAEKVHEFLKMGVTEDHFLGLVDWVEEHRPVPGLSRIYCGHGKEKGPSFVVSSGQRFPESKVDFGWGKPVFASYHFPWGGDSGYVMPMPCANGNGDWLVYMHLLKAHLNFMEVRAPQILRPFSWDYILN; from the exons ATGGATGGTAAGGTTGGAGAAGGAGAATTCATTGTGAGTGTGACCAAGGAGGAGATAGTGGTACCAGAGCTTCCAATGAAAGAGCAATGGCTGCCACTATCAAACCTTGATCTACTCATTCCCCCAGTGGACGTGAGTGTATTCTTCTGCTACAAAAAACCTTTGCCTGAAAAATATTATTGCTTTGGAACCATGGTGGGGTCACTGAAAAATGCACTGGCTCAGGCTCTGGTATACTATTACCCTTTTGCTGGTGAAATGGTGGCCAACACCATGGGTGAGCCTGAGCTGTTTTGCAGTAACCGTGGGGTAGATTTTGTTGAAGCTGTAGCTGATGTTGAACTACAGTGCCTCAACTTGTACAACCCTGATGACACTGTTGAAGGGAAGCTTGTACCAAGGAAGAAGCATGGCGTGCTTGCTGTTCAG GCAACTGGGCTTAAGTGTGGGGGTTTAGTAGTTGCATGTACTTTCGACCATCGCATAGCTGATGCCTACTCTGCGAACATGTTCCTCGTATCATGGGCCGAAGCAGCCCGGCCCAACAAGCCCATAATCTCAGCCCAGCCATGTTTCCGACGCTCCCTTCTCACCCCACGTCGCCCACCTTCCATCCACCCTTTACTCCACCACATGTACGTTCCCGTCTCGGCGCTACCTCCACCGTCAGATCCTAATAAGAAACTCGTGTTCGAATCTGAGCCACTCATCAGCCGCATATACTACGTCACAAGCGAATCCCTGAACCGCATGCAAGCACTAGCTAGCTCAAACGGTACCGTGAAGCGCACAAAGCTCGAGTCTTTCTCTGCATTCTTGTGGAAGATGGTTGCTGAAGCTACTGCTAGTGTTGATGGTAAGAAAAACGTTGCTGCGAAGATGGGTGTTGTGGTTGATGGAAGGAAGATGTTATGCAACGATGAAAAGAACATGGGTTCGTATTTTGGCAATGTTCTTTCGATTCCCTATGGTGGGAATGCGGTTGATGAGCTTGTGGAAAAGCCATTGAGTTGGGTGGCGGAGAAAGTTCATGAGTTTTTGAAGATGGGTGTGACAGAAGACCATTTTTTAGGGCTTGTTGATTGGGTTGAAGAACATCGACCTGTGCCTGGTTTGTCAAGGATTTATTGTGGGcatggaaaagaaaaaggaccTAGTTTTGTGGTTTCTTCAGGGCAAAGGTTTCCGGAGTCAAAGGTTGACTTTGGGTGGGGGAAGCCCGTGTTTGCATCGTACCATTTTCCTTGGGGTGGAGATTCTGGCTATGTCATGCCAATGCCTTGTGCTAATGGGAATGGTGATTGGTTGGTTTACATGCACCTTCTCAAGGCTCATTTGAATTTCATGGAAGTTAGGGCTCCTCAAATTCTTAGGCCTTTCTCTTGGGATTACATCCTCAATTAA